In the genome of Dama dama isolate Ldn47 chromosome 33, ASM3311817v1, whole genome shotgun sequence, the window GCACAAAGAATACAGGCCCTTTGAGAACATCCAGCACTCTGTCAatgctggtttgtttcctcctagAGATGAGAAGGAAACGATCCTGAAAGCGtctcacattttaaaacaaaaactctttaccaaagattaaaaaaacaagtcaCCGTTAAGTCTTCAAATAATGGGTACAAGTCAGGGCAAAACGGGCTGGGAAGAGGATGGCCTTTAAAGGACTCCATGTACTCAGCttcaggaaaatatttaaaagtattaaaatacCAACTAACTGCATGAGCGTTAGTCAACTAGTAATAAAAGAACTGGATTAATTGATTTCTAGGTTATCTGCCAGTTCTTCAATTGTGTAATTCTCTACTGGGGAACAAGAGAGTATATCAGGAGAAACAGTGTCATTAAAAAACAACATATGTGAATAAACACAGGCACACtaaacaaaaagtgaaaacacacatatatgtaatccTTTGTATAAACTTATTTTGTATTAACAAGGGAAGGGAGactattttctctgtgttttttaaCTTTCTAATTTGCAGGACTATTGCACCTGGACAGGTATCTCGACACCACTCTGAAAGACAGAAAATTCACCAGGGGGACAAAGGCAAACTTCGGCGGTTTCTGAGTCAGCCTGATTGTTTTCATTGCAGTGAGTTGGCAAATGTATGACACAGAGGCCAGAAAGCAGCTccgttttctattttctattaaatACAAAGCATAGCAATTTTCAGAAAATACTCCACAGCAtttttcttgactggaaaattggCATAGCCGGGGTTTGCCCACAGTCTACACAGCCAAGCCCTTCTGGGAACAGGTGCTAAGTGTTCCAGCAAGTCATTTGGGTGGAGGGCAATGACCTTATGACCTTCTCTAGGACAGACATTGTTGGTGAGAGGTGCCACCAATTCACTGAATGTGGGACAGAAATGTAGGTGCTTCTCCTTTTATCAGAGATGTATTTAACAATTCATGCAGGCAAGTCCACATTTCTAAACAAAGAGACTTCGACGGTGCCAGGTGCTACACGTTCTCCTGTGTCAGTGCTCATCATCTGTTTAACTTTGAGAAAAGATTTACTATTAAGAAAACTGAGCAATGGTCAATCTGTTAGTAACATCTGCTTCCTGAAAAAGGAAAGCATGTTGCAAGAAGATTTTCCTAAACGTAATCATAAGAGGTTACAACACAAACCAAGATATAATCCAGTTAAGGATATCcagttatctttattttattccttttccatAATCATTTACTTCCCCACAGCTGCAGTATGAGCATGACGTCAACTATCCTTTCTTCATTTGTATACTGCTTCATCATTTATGAAGAATGAGGAAGACATTCTTCAcagacattatctcatttgatccacATACAAGTTTGAGGCGTAGGTCTTATGCTTGTTTGACAAATGGGAAAATTTGAGGGTGGCAAACTTgaatcacttgcccaaggtcacatctaGTGAGTGtcaggacatgaatttgagccttCACcttctagtttgcattccccgTAACAACAGAGCCAAAGCCAAAACAAGAAGACAGAAAACAAGGCCAACTTATACAATCGTGGTTGTACCCCAAAGTAGCTTATAGTATGGGTGTGCACGCGTGCTgccgcttcagtcacgtccaactcactgcaaccctatggactgaagcccaccaggctcctcagcccacgGGAttctactggagtgagttgccatgtcttgCCATgtctggatcttcctgactcagcgatcaaatctatgtctcctgcattccaggcggactgcttactactgagccaccagggaagcccttaaccaatatcaaacaaaatatttaaaagggcACTGTGACAAGAGAATAATCCCCACTACCCCACTCTGCCACCAAAGATGTTCAAATCCGAATCCCTGGAAACTTCACACCAAGTCAAATGTCACACCTGGATATATGACATTACACAGCAAAAGGAACCTAGCAGGTGTGATTCAGTTAAGGGCCTTGCAATGGAAAGTTACTCAGGATTATCTCAGTAGGCCTGATGCAGTCACAGCAGGGAGGCCAAAGAGTCAGTATCAGTGATGTGGCCTGAGAAAGactcaaccagtcaatcctagctTTTAAAACAGAGGAAGGGGCTACAAGCCAGGGAAGATGTGTGGCCTCTTCAAGTTAGAAAAGGCATGAAAATGGCTTCTTCCTTGGAGCCCCCAGGAGGAACGCAGCGctgcagacaccttgattttggcccgATGAGACATCTGACCTTCAAAActgaagataataaatttgtgttgttttcaagCCTCCAACTGTATTTACAGTAACGtgatgaaaagaataagaaactAATCAGGCATGAAGACAAAACTGTGATAACAGACTAACCCTATCTTGCTACATAAATATTCTTGATAATGTTTTGCATACCAACATAatacaattttagaatatttttacttcttaaaatacAAAGATCATTAGTCCATACACTAAAGTAGATTTGCTTAAGCTCTACTTTCCCACATCTGTGTGCTGTgtactgtcgtgtctgactctttgcgaccccatgaactatagcccaccaggctcctctgtccatgggattctccaggcaagaatactcaagtgggttgccatctacaTGCAGATAAATTGTATTATCTACGTAACAATCACTTTGTTTTTTTAGAAGTAGGGGAATAAGAGATaacaaactactgtgtataaataAACAAGCTCCAAGGATATATTGTAGAGCACAGAAAATATAGgcactattttataataactataaatattgggttataatctttaaaaattgtgaatcactgtgttcTATACctgaaatgtataaaatattgtaaatcaattatatctcaaaatttttttaaaaaatcatgttagtagaaaacaaacaaatcatacccaaaaatgactttttaaatttcagtaattCAACCCATGTCTCAAAGTTCAGATTATTCTATCAATTTAGGGGAAAATCAGTTTTCAACCATTACGCCAACCTTGGTTAAAACCTACAAATTTTGTAGAGTCACTAGATGAAGGGGTTTAAAAATCTAAGTGGGTAACTACCATTTCAAAGTAGCTGAAATCACTAAACAGGTATGTAAAATGAGACACGAGGTTTTCCTTTTTACATACTAGTTGtggttttatttacatattacatCAAGGGAAtcagcaggaaaaagaaaaataaagaagacaaatCACACAAAAGGACACAACTAGAAACATAATAAAGTTTATGTTTAGaagttaacaaaacaaaacaaagaagacaAGCAAAAGTCAAAAGCTTCTAAGAAAATTAACAGAGAGCACGTTTAGGAACTACATTTCACAAATCCATGAAATAAGAAAGTTTAGACTGCGGTTTTCTTTTGTTCCTGCAGGATCAGTAATGCATAAATATCATTCAAAAATCAAAGCAGTAAATAAGCTTACCATCTCAGACTGAATTTTCTACTAAATTAAACTTTTAATCACAGAACCCTCCATTTTCCTTGTTTAAAAGACGTCTACAATATTTTGGAGCTATCCATTTGATAACATTCATTATTTCATGGAACTTATATATAGTTCTACCAAAATTAATGACtaagaaaattaatagaatggGTACTGAAAATGTTACTTTCTCTATAAAATTCACATCAAATCCACTTAGTATGGCAAAGAACCCAGAGTTCTACCCACTAAGCTCTAGATCCTTTTATTTCTCATACAATGCTCTGTGTGTATTAGGCTTGATGGTGAATTTATTTGGTTAGATTGCTGGCTTAAAGTatctttttaaagttcatttagaTCCTCCCTCCATTTACTTCCAGCTTAATTTCTCAACATGCCCTCAACACCCTGACCTTATGCATATAAATCTTATAGAAAAATGGACACGTGCAGGTCGcatagaattatttgattttccTTCATAAACACTTTTACAAATCTATGCATATTTTGTCTCCTCTGCCCTGGAACTCTCTCTTCCCTTGGTGAATTCTACCTTATCTTTTATTAGCTACCTAAAATATCAGCAACTGATCTGGGAAGCCTTTCTCCAAGGCCTCAAGCAGAGTTAAGATTTTCTGGGTCTGCCTCCTTTATTTCAGTATAAATCTAGTTGTGTCTACTGCTCAGACATAAAGTGACATAAATTTAGACTGGTCTTCcaaccataatttttaaaatctttcttcctcttccactaCTGAAAATCATGCCCTGGGACAGGAAAAAAAGCACACTACAAGTATTCATCTTTCCTCTTTAAGAGCTAAGAAACTAAATGTGACACTGTTCTAATACCAAAATCCAGATTTTCTTTCTTAGCTACTGCTACATGTCTTAATGCATGTGACAAGTCACACTAAAATGGCCTACAACGTTATACACTGTTTAATATCTAGGTATATCTTtggtaaacagaaaataaaattggttCATGAATTATTGATCAGTAACAAACAGAcaatgaacttgagcaaactccggagatagtggaggacagggaagcctggcattctacagccaatggggttgcaaagagctggacgtgacttagcaactgaacaacaaccacagatACATACTGGATTTGTAAAGGATTTTTCTTACCATGACCTTCTTTTCCAAcccaaaagagaaaaaggtaCTGTCTTACCGCTATTCTTTTTCTTCGTTTGAAGAACTGTAAGTTTTAGTTCTCTAAACAAGCTCATAATCTATCGTTTCTTAGCTGTGCCAGGTAAGACAGACTTTCTCTGACGTAGGCATAGGCATATGGCTTAGACTAAGTCAGATACTACCATAAAAGCTTTGAATCTCTAGCAAGTGATGCAAAAAGCCAGAGATGGGTAAGAAATTACTCTCATGGTGTTGTCCCATAGCCAGTAACTGCAATTCCAATACCAATAAAACCCCACACTACTAGCTCCCCTGTTAGCATCTCTTGCCCATTATTCAGAAAACTATCAAGTTACCAATATTCTGCCAATAAATTCCTATTCAGCAACATTTAGCCAAAGTCAATTTTTATTGCTTTACATGAAGAACCCAACACCTGCAggcaataaatacacacacacagcctaccATATGCCAAGCACTTCTCTATTCACTAGCACGCAATGGTGAGCACAAGCAAATTTGTGTGGAGAATTTACAGTCTACTCTGGAAAACAAACACATCGTAAgacaaccagaaaaaaaagaagaagaaaagaaaagaagtgtacATTTTagctaaataaagaaaaagagctgTACTTACTGCATTGACAGCCTGCATAGAAAGCTGATCTAAAAGACAGACAAAGGGAATGGGAGAGGACATTGATAATACACTATTTAATACCAAGTATTTGTAGTATCTCCAAAAAGCACCTTACTGTAAAAAACTTTACTGTGATTCTGGAACTAGCTGATGTTTGTTCTTATTATAAGAAGGGATAAAATCACTATTctgtttttaaagagaaacagCCCAAGAAATAAACGAGCCTAAAGTAAGTACTTCCTACAGTTACAAACTTCAAATGTTGATACAACTATCAGGAGGGATTCTCAGGACTCAATGTAATGGTCAGACTCACAAAACCACCAGAGGCCACACTCAGCACCAGTCTATTTCGAGGCTGTAGAACAGAACCGGACATAGCTCCCTGGAGAGAGTCCTCACGTGAACTTTCCTGTCCAGCAGTACCCACAGCTGTCCAGAGCACTGCTCTCTGCCTCACCAGGAGGCAGCTCAGACGTGAACAAGATCTGGTGGATGGAGCCGCCACCAGTGCGTCAGGCCTCACGCCCCATGGGAATGGCATCTCCTGAAAAAACCCCACAGCCAGCACGTTCAGAGTTCCCACAAAGGACATGCCAGTTATGAGAGTCAAGGCACTCAGGGAACGCTAAAGTTATGGCTTCCCCATCACGTACTAATAGTCTATAGTTTCTCCTAAACTAAATTCAATTTACCAACCAGAGGCCATTCTTAGCAAAGCAACGATATCTATTTACTTAGCCACTCAGGACCCAATAAAATAGAACAAGAAACTTAACAGGAACTCGGGCTGGCATGCAGAATAGGAAAGGGTTTTAATAACCAGTTTCCAAAATCTGACTACTGATAATTTTACTTAGTTTTTATATCCCTACATGTATTATTCAGTTAGGCTGCATTATGCTAAAGTAACAAGCATCCCCAATATCTATTAGTCAAAAACAACAAAGTTATTCTATATACATACATTGTGGGTCAGTAAGAGCCTAAGCTTCACATCATCCTCACTCAGGAACCTACACTGAGGGAGCCTCTATCATTTAAACTATCATCACTCACTGCGGCATCTGGCAAGAGGAGGAGCAGAACAATGTCCCAAATCCTAAACCCTTCCACCTACACTGCTGCTCGTGTTTCATTGGCTAGCAAAAGTCACAAGGGCTTATCTAATTCAGGGGCACTcctagaagttttaaaaatatgatactaATCACTAGTTGTAATATCTACTCTATATCATCTAAGAgctaatgtaaataaaataattttataaattcaacatcacagtaattttATAAATTCAACCATTCAACATAaccgtaatccaagtctatgccccaatcactgatgttcaagaagctgaagttgcccagttctatgaagacctacaagactttctagaactcacaccataaaaaaaaaaaaaaaaaagtgtccttttcatcatatgggATTGAAGTACAAAAgcagaagtcaagagatacctggagtaacaggcaagtttggcctcagaggacaaaatgaagcagacttgaacagagttttgtcaagagaacacacgggtcacagcaaacacccctTCCCAATAAcccaagagacgactctacacatggacatcaccaggtgtcAATAtagaaaccagattgattatattctttgcagctaatgatgaagaagctctatacagtctgcaaaaacaagaccaggagctgactgtggctcagatcatgagctccttattgcaaaattcaggcttaaactgaagaaagtagggataaccactaggccattcaggtatgacctaaatcaaaaatcccttaagattatacagtggaggtgacaaatagattcaagggattagatctggtagacagagtgcctgaagaactacggacagaggttctTAACACTGTataagaggcagtgaccaaaacatcccaaagagaaagaaatgaaagaaagcaaaatggctccaaattgggaaaggagtacaacaaggccatctactgtcaccttgcttatctaattttatgcagagtacataatgcaaaatgccgggctggatgaagcacaagctggaagccagactgctgggaaaaatatcaacaacctcagatatgcagatgataccactctaatggcaggaagtgaagagacactaaagagggtgaaagaggagagtgaaagctggcttaaaactcaacattcaaaaaattagaggatactggcatccagtcccatcacttcatggaatatagaaagggaaaaagtggaagcagtggcagactttactttcctgggttccagaatcactgtggatggtgactgcagccatgaaattaaaagacacttgctccttgaaaggaaagctatgataaacacagacagcatattaaacagcagagactgtttgccgacaaaggtctatacaGAAATCCAGGTAGCCCCCACCTACAGCCATGTCCCAGAATCTGCACACTGCTCTCATCTTCGGGGGCTTCATCTCTCTGATTGGTGCCGCCTTCTACCTCATCTACTTCCAGATCCTAATGCGACTGTAGGAGTGACAGAAGCAACAAGCCATAAATCGAGCTGGTATTGTTCAAGAAGACATGCAGCCACCATGGTTGAAAGTGTGGTTGGATCCATTTGGTAGGAAATGAGAAGACTATCACCACCTTTAATTATGAAAGGAGAAAGGACTTCACGCTTTCCGTTCTACACCAAGTATAATCAATCACCTGGCTAGAGAGTGATGGCTGGAGAAGAAAACTCTAgaaagccataaaaaagagtacTGTGTACAAGGATTAAATTCCCTTCTTAAGTTCAAAAGAATCTTGGCATAAATCACACCATTAGGAAGGTTTTCACGATTTGGTTTCCTTTCTAAAAAATGAATCTCTCTCACCCACCTGGGATTGGAGGCGATCTATTTATCATTCAATCTCTACGCCTTACCCACCTGGGCTGTGATATGAACATAAGCAACTAATAGACTGGGGAAGATCCTAGTCTGTTTTGCAGTCTTCCAAATGGGAAGTTTCAGGGGGAAACCACCATAATAAGCAGCCTCATACGACTCTCTGAAAATGTTAAAGTTGATAAAACTCTTTGAGGACAAGGTACATtgtactctttaaaaataaatagttcaaCTCAACTATCTCATTAGGAAGGTGGCTCTCTGTTGAAAAATAAACTTGAAGCAAAACTAAATGGATAAGCATGCCTATCAGAAATCACTGTTGAATTAACTGAAGTCAAAGTGTGtatattaaaatgatttcttttcacttcaaaaaaaaaaaaaagttctatatatacatagagagagagagagctctctctatatatagtcaaagttatggtttttccagtagtcatgtgtaggtatgagagctggaccataaagaaggctaagcgccaaagaactgatgctttcaaactgtggtgctggagaagactcttgagagtcccttggacagcaaggagatcaagtcagtcaatcctaaaggaaatcaaccctgaatattcactggaaggactaaagcTAAAGCTGACGTTTCAATTATTTGGCCACTTGACgctaagagccaactcagtgggaaagaccctgatgctagaaaagactgaaggcaaaaggagaaggaagcagcaggAGAGATGATTAGATACtgccaccaactcaatggacatgaatttaagcaaactccaggagacagtggaggacagggaagcctggcatactacagtccgtggggtcgcaaagagttggacacaacttagtgactgaacaacaataaattttatttcccaaatattcaaaaaaatgaggacGGAGCCCTTTAAAGCACTTAAGTCTCCTCTGGACTCATAAACACAATcaagaggagaaaataaataactgaaactTTTCATGGTCACCCCTGGAATGTAGTACAGCTGTGGAAAGGTAGGCAATTTTCCCAAAGtaacaatggcaacccactccaatattctcgcctggggaatcccacgaacagaggggcctggctggctacagttcacggggtcacaaagagtcggacgtgactgagcaacactGGAAAAAAATGGCAGAGCCTGGATTTGAGCGCAGGTCTGTGTGACTCCACGGTCTATTTCCTTGTTATGACACGACGATGTATAGCAAAtatagatggagagagagaagaaagaagagtcaAAGAGCAAACTCCACAAGAGTACCAAGAAGGTTAGGAggcagggaactatgttcaatatcctatgacaaaacataatagaaaagaacatgaaaaagaatacatatgtaactgagtcactttgctgtattgaagaaattaacacattataaatcaactatacttcaataatttttttttaaaggttaggaGGAATAAGAGGACAAGATAGTTTCAGACAGGCAAAAAGTGACAACTTTAAATAAGACAGTGGTGGATGAGGGATCGAGTGTCCACTAAGGCAGAGCTGCCACCGGCGATTTGAATTTGGGCAATGCTGGGTTGGGTCTGCAGGGAGCCGCCAGACTGAAGTAGCTGAGCGTGGGAGGTGATAAAGGAAGGCAGAGTGTTCAATATCCTGCTtgtgaagaaaaggagaaacGAAAATGGCTAAGAGAAGACACAAGCTCAAGGGAAAGCTGTTTCGATTAATTTTTCAGGTAGGAAAAATTAAAGCATGTTTgaaagtggttttcttttttaaaaaaaatttaaaaaggagtatGGGGGAAGGGCAGGCTCATAGAGACAAATGAAAGTAAGCAGGGTCCCTGAGAAGGGAGAAGGAATAACAATATAAAGCAACttgaaggggaggacagaggacaagattgttggatggtatcaccgactcaatggacatgagtttgagcaaactccaggagatggtgaaggacagggaagcctggcacgctgcagtccaccaagtcgcagagttggaaatgactgagcaacagaacaacaaataCTAAGTCAGTGACTGTAGTGTGCCTGGCCCTGCACGTTTTAACATTCCATTTAACTCCACAGGAATCAACTCATTCCTTTTAACACATTCCTGCACTGTCAGGGAGAAGGTGGTAACCTGTTAGTAATCTGTGAAAAGTTAAACAGCAGTAAATGACAGGGCTGGGTAAAGCCCCAGGCGGTTTGCTTCCAGAAACCACATTTATCCCTTCAGCCACTAATTCCCCTGACTCAAGACTGAGGATAGGGAAAGGGAAATACCACTATCTCTCTTGAGATAATGAAAAAGATAAGACATCAATGGTGCAGAGATGTTGATGTATTTGAGCTAGGACAGGACAGAGGTGTGAGGAAAGTTCAGGAGGATGCTGTAAGTTGTAAGCATTTCTTCCACAGTCAAGACACAGCCTAGGTGCTAGTTCCAGATTCACATATTTAGGACTAGATTACTGAAAACCATATTGTACTGTTTTCTTAAATTCAAACACTATTTGGAtaaaaactgtaatggaaaaaatACAATTTGTATATTCTCTTCATAAGAGAAGTCTAAGAGGCTGTACAAAATGATTAGAGAACTATCATAAACAAGGACTAAAAGAATAGAACAAAAAGTCCATACATGTCAGTGTACAACTAAAGGACTTTAGCAATTTCCTCACTATAGGAAAA includes:
- the LOC133050827 gene encoding LOW QUALITY PROTEIN: small integral membrane protein 20-like (The sequence of the model RefSeq protein was modified relative to this genomic sequence to represent the inferred CDS: substituted 2 bases at 2 genomic stop codons), whose product is MSQNLHTALIFGGFISLIGAAFYLIYFQILMRLXEXQKQQAINRAGIVQEDMQPPWLKVWLDPFGRK